TTGGTTGGTGAGATGGCAGACCTCTGGTTTCACTGCCTGATTGCACTCTCTCAATTCAATTTACGTCCTGAGGATGTGATTGCGGAGCTTGACCGTCGCTTGGGCACTTCAGGAATCGAAGAAAAAGCAGCCAGAAAAGCAGCCAATAAGGATTAAATTCAAATGAGTCACGATCCCAATTGCCTGTTTTGCAAGATTTCTCAGGGCTTGATTCCTTCCCAAAAGGTGTATGAGGATGATGAGATCTACGCATTTAAAGATATCAATCCAGCTGCGCCAGTACATTTTTTGATGATTCCAAAGAAGCATATTCCCATGCTTGAGTCAGCAGAAAGCGCAGATGCGCCTTTGCTGGGTAGAATGATGGAATTAGCGCCACGTCTTGCCAAAGAGCAGGGCTGCCGACCTGGAAGGGATGGCGGCTTTAGATTGATGGTAAACAATGGGGCAGATGGTGGGCAGGAGGTTTATCACTTACATTTACATGTGATGGGCGGTCCCCGCCCCTGGAAAAAGTAATTTAAGCATTCCAAGGAGATTAGACATGGGTTCATTTAGCATTTGGCATTGGTTAATTGTTTTGGTTATCGTGATGTTGGTATTTGGAACCAAAAAATTGCGCAATATTGGCCAAGACTTAGGTGGTGCTGTTAAAGGTTTTAAAGATGGCATGAAAGCATCTGAAGAGCCAAAAGAGCAAATTTCTCAAGGCGCTGCTGCAACAGATAAAACTGTTGATGTTCAAGCCAAAGATCTCAATAAATAATTTTTACAAAGCGCAAATTGAAACTCGTGCGGTTCTCTTTTAGCTCCTTGAGATGATTGATTTAGGGGTTTCAAAGCTTGCGCTGATAGCTGTAGTCGCTCTAGTGGTGGTTGGTCCTGAGCGCTTACCTAAAGTGGCTCGTATGGCCGGCAACTTATTTGGTCGCGCGCAGCGCTACATGGCTGACGTTAAATCAGAAGTAAATCGGCAGATGGAAATTGAGGAATTTAAAAAGTTCCGCGAAGAAAGCGCCTCGGCTTTAAAAGAAGTCGAAAACAGTATTCACTCAGTTGCGAGTGAGGCAAATGCGAATCTTACAGACCAAGCGGATATTTTCGAAACTAGTTTTGAGAAACCCCCTCTTGATGAAAAAGAAGTTTTACGCAAGACCAAGCGTCAAGGTCGGAATAGTTGGGGCGTTCGGCGCGCAGCAAGACCGATTTGGTTTAAACGTTCTGCAGGAGTGCGCACTCGCGTGCAATCTGGTGCTGCCAGAATGAAGCGCTTTCATCATAGTTCTGGCAAATAAAATTAGATTAGCATGACAGAAAATAATTCCACTGAAGATTCAGGGCTGCAAGAATCTTTTCTATCGCATTTATTTGAACTACGTGATCGTGTAGTCAAGTCTGCATTAGCGATCATCGCCGTGTTTATTTGCTTGGTATATTGGGCGCCAGATATTTTTCATCTATTTGCACAGCCATTGTTGGAGGCTTTGCCTGCGGGTGGAAAAATGATCGTGACTGATGTTACGGGCTCCTTCTTTGTGCCGATGAAAGTCACGATGTTGGTGGCATTCTTGATCGCATTGCCAGTGGTGATGTATCAATTATGGGCTTTTATTGCGCCTGGGTTGTATTTGCATGAGCGCAAACTTATCTTGCCTCTTGTAGTTAGTAGTTACAGCCTTTTTATCATTGGGATGGCCTTTGCTTACTTCTTGGTATTTCCAACCGTATTCAAGTTTATGGCAAGTTACAACGCACCATTAGGTGCAGAAATGTCTACTGACATTGATAATTATTTAAGTTTCGCAATGACTACCTTTCTGGCATTTGGTATTACATTTGAAGTGCCGGTGGTAGTAGTTGTGCTGGTACGAATGGGTATGGTCACTTTGGCAAAACTCAAAGAGATTCGTCCCTACGTCATCGTTGGGGCATTTGTGATCTCTGCGGTGGTGACACCGCCTGATGTGCTCTCTCAGTTGTTACTCGCAATCCCAATGACTCTGCTTTATGAATTGGGGTTATTAGTAGCGCGTCTTTATGTACCAAAGCCGTCCGTGGATGACCAGAGCAACTAAGCCGACTAGACCATTTCTGTGTCTTGGTTTTTTAGATTCTTAGAAAAAGTGGCGTTTAACCAGTCAGTGAGTTGGTCAAAGCGATATCGTCTTTGACGTAAATTTCCCTCAATCTCTGCATCGGCACTTGCAAAGGCTTTGCCTGCAGCTAAGAGAGCGCGGCGCTGTTGAATCGTCTCAATCTGAATGAGTCTGGGCAATATCTTTGGAAGCTCCCAGCGAATGTCTACTACAACACAATGCTCATGTTGCAGCTGACCAACTTCGGAGAGCAATAACTCTGCCTTGCTAAAGTTAAATTGATTCGCAATGATGATGCGGTGACAAAGTAGCAACCAGTCTTCATCTAGTTTATGTTCTGCATGGTGGTTAATTGCTTGGTCTGCATGCTTAGCAAGCTCATACCAGTCATTCTTTCTAGGTTCGGGGCAGCTGACCAATATTTTGCTTAGCAGTTGAGTTGCTTCATATAAACCTTGCTGGTGAGCCTGCCAAACCCAATAAGACGCCTGTAATCCACGAACTTTTTCTTCAATCTTTTCGCGTTTGCGCCAGAGATTCGCACCCTTTCGAAATTGCGCTTGCGCATGACCCAGGTCAGCAGCGCGATCAAAGCAGCGATCGCTTTCTGCGGCACTGTATCCAGAAAATTGAGGGCGACGATATATTTCTCCCAAGGAATACCATGCATCACTGTCACCATCTTTGGCAGCAAGCTCAAGCCAATAGGCCGCCTTTTTGAGTGATGCATTAGATTTGCTTGCTGCATTGCCGTCTAACTGCGCCAAACGTAAGCCTAAAGTGAGCTTTGCAACAGTAAGCCCCAATTCAGCAGCTTGAATCAATGCATTTTCATTCTGCTCGTTAAGCCAAACATTCCAAAGCGAAGAGAGTGCTTCATTTTTTGGCTGTAACTTGATTTGCAATTCTTTTGCTTGGCTGGCAAATTGAGAGCTTCCATCAGCAAGCTCCTGCAAATACTGTCGAGCAATTTTCTGGAGTTCATTAAAACTTAGCCCAGATAGTTTTTCATTTAAAGATTTAGACTTTTGTTTTTGAAGCCATTCCACAAGTAGAGATTGAACTTCTTGATTACAAGGGCTGATAAGCAACTCTACAAGTTGCCATTTCGCTGCAGCTGTTGCAGTTGAAGTTGTATTTAATTCTGCGAGTTGCCAAAAAGATTCCCAGCCAAATTGAAATGCAGGAGAGTTAAAGGTCTGAACAAGCGGAATATTTGCCGTTAGCTCTAAGACCTCCGTAACCCCAATATTTTTTAAGACCTCATCTTGGTCCTCATGATTTTTTATGGATAAGTACGATTTTTCAAGCCAAATCAGGGCATTAGATGGTTGAATGGGGGTTTTGAAGGCGCCCGTAAGATATGTAAGGGCTAATTTTTGTTGCGCCAATACATCACCCATACGGGCTGAGCCAAGTATTTTTAAGAATTCGCGACTTGCCATATGACAATTTTGACATTCCAGCTACCTAAACGGGCAGAAATCAAAGCCCTTGTTGCCCTGATACAACGAAGAAAGCCAAAAAACTGCCTTTTGACAAGCAAAAAGCGCTCATAAATACCCTTACCCTAAGTCTCGCTAGGCAAAAGACGGAAAATTCATAGGTCCCAGACTTATTGGGCATTACTTTCAATTTATGGAGATTTACAGAATGAAAAAATCGCTATTTGCAGTTGCAGCTTTGTCAGCTATTGCTGGCGCAGCTCAAGCTCAGTCCAGCGTAACCGTATACGGTATCGTTGACGTTGGTTTTATCGGTATTAATGAGCGCGCTACAGCTGGTGCTACTACAACTAAGGGTACAGTAAATACCTTTGGTAGCAGTGCTGAGCAATCAAGCCGTTTAGGCTTCAAAGGTACTGAAGATTTGGGCGGCGGTTCAAGCGCATTCTTCACTTTGGAAACTGGCCTTAACGCTGACAACTCCACTCTCTCTGCATTTAATACACGTCAAGCATTTGCTGGCTACAAAAAGAATGGTATTGGTAACGTAGCTTTCGGTACACAGTACACACCAATCCACAACGCCGCTGGTTTAACTGACCCAGGTCAATTGAACAACATGATCGGTAACGTAATTTTCGCTACAACACCACAAGCTAACGGCAACACTTCTCCGTTTGCTACTAACCCATCAATTGGTTCTGGTCAAACTGACGCTTACACGGTTCGTACATCAAACACTTTGACAGCTACAACAGATACATTTGCCGGCTTCCAAGGTACAGCTTTGTATACTTTGAATAACCAAAACCAAACAGTTACTGCTACCTCTGCTGGTGGTACTACTAACAACTCTGGTTGGGGTCTTGGTTTGAACTACACTTGGAATAAGTTATTGGTTACAGCTAACTACCAAGCATTCAAGAGCTTGTCACCTACTTCTAGTGCAACTACTGTTACTCTCTACGGCATAACTGGCGGTACAAACGTAAACGACCAACAGTCTTACTTTGCTGCTACTTATGACTTCGGTATTTTGAAGGCATACGCACAGTATGTAAGCCGTAAAGCAACAGCCGCACTAAACTCTGGCTACTACGCTAAGCGTACTGCTGAGCAGATTGGTGTTCGTTCATTCATTACTCCAACAATCGAAGCTTGGGCTTCAGGTGGTATGGGTAAAGTGAATGCCTACGGTCAAGGCGAGCCTAATACAAGCTTCACAGCTTGGCAGCTTGGTTCTAACTACTGGTTGAGCAAGCGTACTAACTTGTACGCTATCTACGGTCAGTCACAAGCCTCAAACGTAACTTCTGTTGCTGGTACACAATACAGCTACGGTGGCAGCAACTACGCAATTGGCTTGCGTCACACTTTCTAATTTAACGCTAGCGTAAGCTAGCTTTGATTAGTTTGGTATTAAATCAACCCACTGTGGAAACACAGTGGGTTTTTTCTTGGGTAAAGACGTCAAGTAGGAAAGAGTTGTCTATTTGATCTTGGTATTGCAGTAATTAAACGATCTTCGTAAAAGTAGTGTTATTGATGGTAGATGTTAATTCAAGGCGAACTTCATCAATAACTTGTGCC
Above is a genomic segment from Polynucleobacter wuianus containing:
- a CDS encoding porin codes for the protein MKKSLFAVAALSAIAGAAQAQSSVTVYGIVDVGFIGINERATAGATTTKGTVNTFGSSAEQSSRLGFKGTEDLGGGSSAFFTLETGLNADNSTLSAFNTRQAFAGYKKNGIGNVAFGTQYTPIHNAAGLTDPGQLNNMIGNVIFATTPQANGNTSPFATNPSIGSGQTDAYTVRTSNTLTATTDTFAGFQGTALYTLNNQNQTVTATSAGGTTNNSGWGLGLNYTWNKLLVTANYQAFKSLSPTSSATTVTLYGITGGTNVNDQQSYFAATYDFGILKAYAQYVSRKATAALNSGYYAKRTAEQIGVRSFITPTIEAWASGGMGKVNAYGQGEPNTSFTAWQLGSNYWLSKRTNLYAIYGQSQASNVTSVAGTQYSYGGSNYAIGLRHTF
- a CDS encoding histidine triad nucleotide-binding protein, producing the protein MSHDPNCLFCKISQGLIPSQKVYEDDEIYAFKDINPAAPVHFLMIPKKHIPMLESAESADAPLLGRMMELAPRLAKEQGCRPGRDGGFRLMVNNGADGGQEVYHLHLHVMGGPRPWKK
- the tatB gene encoding Sec-independent protein translocase protein TatB — protein: MIDLGVSKLALIAVVALVVVGPERLPKVARMAGNLFGRAQRYMADVKSEVNRQMEIEEFKKFREESASALKEVENSIHSVASEANANLTDQADIFETSFEKPPLDEKEVLRKTKRQGRNSWGVRRAARPIWFKRSAGVRTRVQSGAARMKRFHHSSGK
- a CDS encoding tetratricopeptide repeat protein is translated as MASREFLKILGSARMGDVLAQQKLALTYLTGAFKTPIQPSNALIWLEKSYLSIKNHEDQDEVLKNIGVTEVLELTANIPLVQTFNSPAFQFGWESFWQLAELNTTSTATAAAKWQLVELLISPCNQEVQSLLVEWLQKQKSKSLNEKLSGLSFNELQKIARQYLQELADGSSQFASQAKELQIKLQPKNEALSSLWNVWLNEQNENALIQAAELGLTVAKLTLGLRLAQLDGNAASKSNASLKKAAYWLELAAKDGDSDAWYSLGEIYRRPQFSGYSAAESDRCFDRAADLGHAQAQFRKGANLWRKREKIEEKVRGLQASYWVWQAHQQGLYEATQLLSKILVSCPEPRKNDWYELAKHADQAINHHAEHKLDEDWLLLCHRIIIANQFNFSKAELLLSEVGQLQHEHCVVVDIRWELPKILPRLIQIETIQQRRALLAAGKAFASADAEIEGNLRQRRYRFDQLTDWLNATFSKNLKNQDTEMV
- the tatA gene encoding Sec-independent protein translocase subunit TatA: MGSFSIWHWLIVLVIVMLVFGTKKLRNIGQDLGGAVKGFKDGMKASEEPKEQISQGAAATDKTVDVQAKDLNK
- the tatC gene encoding twin-arginine translocase subunit TatC; the protein is MTENNSTEDSGLQESFLSHLFELRDRVVKSALAIIAVFICLVYWAPDIFHLFAQPLLEALPAGGKMIVTDVTGSFFVPMKVTMLVAFLIALPVVMYQLWAFIAPGLYLHERKLILPLVVSSYSLFIIGMAFAYFLVFPTVFKFMASYNAPLGAEMSTDIDNYLSFAMTTFLAFGITFEVPVVVVVLVRMGMVTLAKLKEIRPYVIVGAFVISAVVTPPDVLSQLLLAIPMTLLYELGLLVARLYVPKPSVDDQSN